The Cygnus olor isolate bCygOlo1 chromosome 13, bCygOlo1.pri.v2, whole genome shotgun sequence DNA segment AGCACTCCACGGTGGTGGGGAAGGTCTGGCTCACCGTCCTCTTCGTCTTCCGCAtcctggtgctgggggcggCTGCCGAACGGGTCTGGGGCGACGAGTTGGCTGGCTTCTCCTGCGACACGCAGCAGCCCGGCTGCCAGAACGCCTGCTACGACAGCaccttccccctctcccaccTCCGCTTCTGGGTCCTGCAGATCATCTTCGTCTCCACCCCCAGCCTCGTGTACTTGGGACACATCCTGCACCTGGTGCACCTGGAGGAGAAGGCGCAGCAGCGAGCGGTGGCACGGGCTGGCAACGGGGCCAGGCGGCAGcgccccgggcagcccccgctcCACACAGGGGACGTGCGGGGCCGGGTCCAGATGCGGGGGGCCATCCTGAGGACATACGTCTGCAACGTTGTCTTCAAGGCTCTCTTTGAGACGGGCTTCATCGCGGGTCAGTACGCCTTGTATGGGTTTGAGCTGAAGCCCCTCTACACCTGCAGCCGCTGGCCCTGCCCCAACACCGTCAACTGCTACATCTCCCGGCCCACCGAGAAGACCATCTTCATCCTCTTCATGCTGGGGGTGGCCTGCGTGTCCCTGCTGCTGAACCTGGTGGAGATCTACCACCTGGGCTTCACCAAGTGCCGGCAGGGGCCACGTCCCAGGTCCCAAGTCCTGCCTGGCCCTGGCGGCCCTACAGAGCCCCGCAGCGCCCGTGTCACCTtgcctggtgctggcagcctcACGGATGCCAGCAGACCCCACCATGGCCTGGCACCCCTGGGGAAGGCTGGCGCGTGGCTGGGGGTGGCCAGCGGGTCCCGCGGGAAGGCGCGAGTGGGGGACCTGGCGGTGTGAACGCAGCCGGTGTGTCGGGATGCTCAGGGATGGGTGATGCGCAGGATGCTGTGGTGGCCACAGTTGTGGTTGCATCTCAAGGACCTGCCAGGCCCCACGGCCAGTGCAAGAGCTGGGCAtgtccaggagcagcaggaccaggcTAGGGCAGGGGCAAACACCACTACCCCGCCCATCAGCCCTGGGGAGCAAATAAACACTCGGTACAACTCATCTGACTCGTGCTCTGCCCACAGGCACCGCGGCATTGTTCTCTGACCGTCTGTCCCACAGATGCACCGAGTGGCCCTGAGACCTGGGACAGGGCCACCACCATGCTGAGCTGTGGCCCCGCAGCTGAggaggggggcaggaggaagcacaggcagcacagcaggggtgggatggagaggagggagatggGTGACAGCAGCAGGACACTCGCCTGGCTTTTCCATCCAGGGCCCTTGCGCCCCATAGAGCCTTGCAGCACCTTTGGGAGAGGCCAAGCCCGCAGAAGGGAaggccccagccccacagcactgcttggggctgggggtgcgTGAGGGGCTGCATGGGAGGGCCCACCCTGCCACCAGGGGAAAGCAGGGGCTGCCCGCAGGTTTCTGcatctttatttgaaatgaatggTTTCCAGAGACACAGGGTTAGTCCTACCGCCCTGTTATCACTACAACAAGACTGGTGAGTGGCTCACTCTCCACATGGACACAGAGGACGGGGGGCCCCGGGCCAAGGCCCAGAACAATATATACAGGCTCAACAGTGCTGAGAC contains these protein-coding regions:
- the LOC121077277 gene encoding gap junction alpha-3 protein-like, giving the protein MGPAAASRPDNPVPAVGWTDGRTEPAGPVCTPLRTGKGLAAPCTPAQEPTAWEDRAVPHAPATVRGPRAVPCGGHGHLAGGCFLREAFAPATLPTPGQGVPWDARWGQSQLRAPHARPGAGSRLGRCPCVWSAAVLQGAAPRAMGDWSLLGRLLESAQEHSTVVGKVWLTVLFVFRILVLGAAAERVWGDELAGFSCDTQQPGCQNACYDSTFPLSHLRFWVLQIIFVSTPSLVYLGHILHLVHLEEKAQQRAVARAGNGARRQRPGQPPLHTGDVRGRVQMRGAILRTYVCNVVFKALFETGFIAGQYALYGFELKPLYTCSRWPCPNTVNCYISRPTEKTIFILFMLGVACVSLLLNLVEIYHLGFTKCRQGPRPRSQVLPGPGGPTEPRSARVTLPGAGSLTDASRPHHGLAPLGKAGAWLGVASGSRGKARVGDLAV